The following coding sequences lie in one Saccharopolyspora hordei genomic window:
- a CDS encoding beta-1,3-glucanase family protein produces the protein MLSRRSFLGGVSAAALAVPALGGLVASPASALAGRRAPAVPLPLTIVNNSGQFDNASITVYIVGTNLDTGEQCRVTPDGELVPVSESDNGSDGFADYSIPLQSSGDTTLDLPSMSGRIYFALGDKLKFKVVTDGDGKPALQYPAGWVESDPNYQVLHDTVEFTLKADGMYCNTTMVDMFSVPLSIHLQGSADQTTGTVPAGGRERILNGVAEHPDFAQLRQDDLRVIAPGHGLDQGLFSDTYYDAYIDEVWTKYQSTQLRVDTDNGKVYTGQVSGDTFNFDGGVQPIGKPSTRDVLFCDGALAAPNDGVTGPVAAILGAGFNRSILLDSPDQPGTDPAGFYQHDITNHYSKVMHENTEDGKAYGFAFDDVAGFASYIQDGAPTSITVTLTPW, from the coding sequence GTGCTCAGCAGACGATCCTTCCTCGGCGGTGTCTCCGCCGCCGCCCTCGCCGTGCCCGCCCTGGGCGGCCTGGTCGCCTCCCCCGCGTCCGCGCTGGCCGGTCGCCGCGCGCCGGCGGTCCCGCTGCCGCTGACGATCGTGAACAACAGCGGGCAGTTCGACAACGCCTCGATCACCGTCTACATCGTCGGCACCAACCTCGACACCGGCGAGCAGTGCCGGGTCACCCCGGACGGCGAGCTGGTGCCGGTCTCCGAGTCCGACAACGGGTCGGACGGCTTCGCCGACTACAGCATCCCGCTGCAGAGCAGCGGTGACACCACGCTGGACCTGCCGAGCATGTCCGGGCGGATCTACTTCGCCCTCGGCGACAAGCTCAAGTTCAAGGTCGTCACCGACGGCGACGGCAAGCCCGCGCTGCAGTACCCGGCGGGCTGGGTGGAGAGCGACCCGAACTACCAGGTGCTGCACGACACCGTCGAGTTCACGCTCAAGGCCGACGGCATGTACTGCAACACCACCATGGTCGACATGTTCAGCGTGCCGCTGTCGATCCACCTGCAGGGCTCCGCGGACCAGACCACCGGCACGGTGCCCGCCGGCGGCCGCGAGCGGATCCTCAACGGTGTCGCCGAGCACCCCGACTTCGCCCAGCTGCGCCAGGACGACCTGCGGGTCATCGCGCCCGGCCACGGGCTGGACCAGGGCCTGTTCTCCGACACCTACTACGACGCCTACATCGACGAGGTCTGGACGAAGTACCAGAGCACCCAGCTGCGGGTGGACACCGACAACGGCAAGGTCTACACCGGCCAGGTCTCCGGCGACACCTTCAACTTCGACGGTGGCGTGCAGCCCATCGGCAAGCCGAGCACGCGCGACGTGCTGTTCTGCGACGGTGCGCTGGCCGCCCCGAACGACGGCGTCACCGGGCCGGTCGCGGCGATCCTGGGCGCGGGCTTCAACCGCTCGATCCTCCTGGACAGCCCCGACCAGCCCGGCACCGACCCGGCCGGCTTCTACCAGCACGACATCACCAACCACTACTCGAAGGTGATGCACGAGAACACCGAGGACGGCAAGGCCTACGGCTTCGCCTTCGACGACGTGGCCGGCTTCGCCTCCTACATCCAGGACGGCGCTCCGACGTCGATCACCGTGACCCTGACCCCGTGGTGA
- a CDS encoding spermidine synthase has product MDGAIARARSERGELVLLRRGDAVELRVNGVFVMDTAHTGTERELAAATLRAVEGTDLRVLVGGLGLGFTLQEVLADPRVREAHVVEIEPDLLDWHRAGLVPQTAGVLRDDRVRCHVGDVAEVITAQPAGSVDVLLLDVDNGPGYLVLDANAAIYRAGFLARCAEKLSDGGTLAIWSADTSPELRAALEEVFGGCEERAIPVRLGRRETTYHLFLAVR; this is encoded by the coding sequence ATGGATGGAGCGATCGCGCGTGCGCGGTCCGAACGCGGCGAACTCGTGCTGCTGCGCCGGGGGGACGCGGTGGAGCTCCGGGTCAACGGCGTGTTCGTCATGGACACCGCGCACACCGGGACCGAACGCGAGCTCGCCGCCGCCACGCTGCGCGCGGTGGAGGGGACGGACCTCCGGGTGCTGGTCGGCGGACTCGGCCTGGGCTTCACGCTGCAGGAGGTGCTGGCCGACCCGCGGGTCCGCGAGGCGCACGTCGTCGAGATCGAGCCGGACCTGCTCGACTGGCACCGCGCGGGCCTGGTGCCCCAGACCGCCGGGGTGCTGCGCGACGACCGGGTGCGCTGCCACGTCGGCGACGTGGCCGAGGTGATCACCGCCCAGCCGGCGGGCAGCGTCGACGTCCTGCTGCTCGACGTGGACAACGGCCCGGGCTACCTCGTCCTCGACGCCAACGCCGCGATCTACCGCGCCGGGTTCCTCGCCCGCTGCGCGGAGAAGCTGTCCGACGGCGGGACGCTGGCGATCTGGTCGGCCGACACCTCGCCGGAGCTGCGCGCCGCGCTCGAGGAGGTCTTCGGCGGCTGCGAGGAGCGCGCGATCCCGGTGCGGCTCGGCCGGCGCGAGACGACCTACCACCTCTTCCTCGCCGTCCGCTAG
- a CDS encoding M24 family metallopeptidase, translated as MSEAHSHRRQALRDRLREQDLDAMLVTDLLNIRYLTGFTGSNAALVVHAADEPGAESRTVFCTDGRYLTQAEHQVPDLERVIDRASDVALAERIGSAPEQHRCVGFESHHVTVDRRDVLADAAGDVELVRAPGHVEQLRLVKDEFEIEALRMACAAADRALADLIEHGGLRPGRTELEVARELEARMRDHGAAGPSFETIVAAGPNSAVPHHRPSDAVLAPGDFVKMDFGALVDGYHSDMTRTVVLGKPADWQREVYELVRTSQAAGRAAVRVDTDVRAVDTAARKVIEDAGYGEHFLHGLGHGVGLEIHEAPTLSQRGDGRICAGMAVTVEPGVYLAGRGGVRIEDTLVVRPSTPELLTLTTKELVAV; from the coding sequence ATGTCCGAAGCGCACTCCCACCGACGGCAAGCCCTCCGCGACCGCCTGCGCGAGCAGGACCTGGACGCGATGCTGGTGACCGACCTGCTCAACATCCGCTACCTGACGGGCTTCACCGGCTCCAACGCCGCCCTGGTGGTGCACGCCGCCGACGAGCCGGGTGCGGAGTCGCGCACGGTCTTCTGCACCGACGGCCGCTACCTGACCCAGGCCGAGCACCAGGTGCCCGACCTGGAGCGGGTGATCGACCGGGCGAGCGACGTGGCGCTGGCCGAGCGGATCGGCTCGGCGCCCGAGCAGCACCGCTGCGTCGGCTTCGAGAGCCACCACGTCACCGTCGACCGCCGCGACGTGCTGGCCGACGCCGCGGGCGACGTCGAGCTGGTGCGCGCCCCGGGGCACGTCGAGCAGCTGCGGCTGGTCAAGGACGAGTTCGAGATCGAGGCGCTGCGGATGGCCTGCGCCGCCGCCGACCGGGCGCTGGCCGACCTGATCGAGCACGGCGGGCTCCGGCCGGGCCGCACCGAGCTGGAGGTCGCGCGCGAGCTGGAGGCGCGGATGCGGGACCACGGCGCCGCCGGGCCGTCGTTCGAGACGATCGTCGCCGCCGGGCCGAACTCCGCGGTGCCGCACCACCGGCCGTCCGACGCGGTGCTGGCCCCCGGGGACTTCGTGAAGATGGACTTCGGTGCCCTGGTCGACGGCTACCACTCCGACATGACCCGCACCGTGGTGCTGGGCAAGCCGGCGGACTGGCAGCGGGAGGTCTACGAGCTGGTGCGCACCTCGCAGGCCGCCGGGCGGGCCGCGGTGCGGGTCGACACCGACGTGCGCGCGGTGGACACCGCGGCGCGGAAGGTGATCGAAGACGCCGGGTACGGCGAGCACTTCCTGCACGGCCTCGGGCACGGCGTCGGGCTGGAGATCCACGAGGCACCGACCCTGTCGCAGCGGGGGGACGGTAGAATCTGCGCCGGGATGGCGGTCACCGTCGAGCCTGGCGTTTATCTGGCAGGGCGGGGCGGGGTCCGCATCGAGGACACGCTGGTCGTGCGTCCCAGCACGCCGGAGCTCCTCACCTTGACGACGAAGGAGCTCGTCGCAGTCTGA
- a CDS encoding MFS transporter: protein MITTVPARRVHPAWWVAAVAFVALVGAAAFRSVPGVFMDPLHAEFGWPHSTISAAVSLNLLLFGLTAPFAAALMARFGIRRVTVAALVLVAAGSGLTVLMTASWQLVVCWGLLVGLGTGSMALAFVSTVVDRWFVARRGLVSGVLTAGSATGQLVFLPVAAVLVERFGWRVAALTIAATALLVAVLVRLVMREHPADAGTTAYGATGDEPEPVRDTGNPAAGALRALRDAARTPAFWLLAGGFAICGASTSGLVNTHFVPAAHDHGMPTTTAAGLLAVIGVFDVVGTVLSGWLTDKVDPRVLLAAYYTLRGLSLFVLPQLFAPSVGPSMVLFVVFYGLDWVATVPPTMALCRAQFGPRAPVVFGWVFASHQVGAAAIASIAGVVRDQFGDYAAAWYGAGLLCLLATAFSVAVQRRAPGAITTGSGSR, encoded by the coding sequence ATGATCACGACTGTTCCTGCGCGGCGCGTCCACCCGGCGTGGTGGGTCGCGGCCGTCGCCTTCGTCGCCTTGGTGGGCGCCGCCGCGTTCCGGTCGGTGCCCGGTGTGTTCATGGACCCCCTGCACGCGGAGTTCGGCTGGCCGCACAGCACGATCTCCGCCGCCGTCTCGCTGAACCTGCTGCTCTTCGGGCTCACCGCGCCGTTCGCCGCGGCGCTGATGGCCCGCTTCGGCATCCGGCGGGTGACGGTGGCCGCGCTCGTGCTGGTCGCGGCGGGCAGCGGGCTCACCGTGCTCATGACGGCGAGCTGGCAGCTGGTGGTCTGCTGGGGGCTGCTGGTCGGCCTGGGCACCGGGTCGATGGCGCTGGCCTTCGTGTCCACCGTGGTCGACCGGTGGTTCGTGGCGCGGCGCGGGCTGGTCAGCGGGGTGCTGACCGCAGGCAGCGCGACCGGGCAGCTGGTGTTCCTGCCGGTGGCCGCGGTCCTGGTCGAGCGGTTCGGGTGGCGGGTCGCCGCGCTGACCATCGCGGCGACGGCGCTGCTGGTCGCGGTGCTGGTGCGGCTGGTGATGCGCGAGCACCCGGCCGACGCCGGGACCACCGCCTACGGCGCGACCGGCGACGAGCCGGAACCGGTGCGGGACACCGGCAACCCGGCGGCCGGTGCCCTGCGGGCGCTGCGCGACGCCGCCCGCACCCCGGCCTTCTGGCTGCTGGCCGGTGGTTTCGCGATCTGCGGGGCGAGCACGTCCGGGTTGGTCAACACGCACTTCGTGCCCGCCGCGCACGACCACGGCATGCCGACGACCACCGCCGCCGGGCTGCTCGCGGTGATCGGCGTGTTCGACGTGGTGGGCACCGTGCTGTCCGGCTGGCTCACCGACAAGGTCGACCCGCGGGTGCTGCTGGCCGCCTACTACACCCTGCGCGGCCTGTCGCTGTTCGTGCTGCCGCAGCTGTTCGCGCCCTCGGTGGGGCCGAGCATGGTGCTGTTCGTGGTGTTCTACGGGTTGGACTGGGTGGCCACGGTGCCCCCGACGATGGCGCTGTGCCGGGCGCAGTTCGGGCCGCGCGCGCCCGTGGTCTTCGGCTGGGTCTTCGCCTCCCACCAGGTCGGCGCGGCGGCCATCGCCAGCATCGCCGGCGTGGTGCGCGACCAGTTCGGCGACTACGCCGCGGCCTGGTACGGCGCGGGCCTGCTGTGCCTGCTGGCGACGGCCTTCTCGGTGGCGGTCCAGCGCCGCGCGCCGGGAGCGATCACCACGGGGTCAGGGTCACGGTGA
- the efp gene encoding elongation factor P, translating to MATTNDLKNGMVLNLDGQLWSVVNFQHVKPGKGGAFVRTTLKNVLSGKVLDKTFNAGVKVETANVDRREMTYLYNDGTDYVFMDPDTYDQISVPADVVGDAANYMLENSNVVVARHEGNPLYIEMPAAVELVIEHTDPGLQGDRSTGGTKPAKLETGSEIQVPLFLNTGDKVKVDPRDGRYLSRVSSK from the coding sequence GTGGCCACCACGAACGACCTGAAGAACGGAATGGTGCTCAACCTCGACGGGCAGCTGTGGTCCGTCGTGAACTTCCAGCACGTCAAGCCTGGCAAGGGCGGGGCCTTCGTGCGCACCACGCTGAAGAACGTGCTCTCCGGGAAGGTCCTGGACAAGACCTTCAACGCCGGGGTCAAGGTGGAGACCGCGAACGTCGACCGTCGTGAGATGACCTACCTCTACAACGACGGCACCGACTACGTGTTCATGGACCCGGACACCTACGACCAGATCAGCGTCCCGGCGGACGTCGTGGGTGACGCGGCGAACTACATGCTGGAGAACAGCAACGTGGTCGTGGCCCGCCACGAGGGCAACCCGCTCTACATCGAGATGCCGGCCGCCGTCGAGCTGGTCATCGAGCACACCGACCCGGGTCTGCAGGGCGACCGTTCCACCGGTGGCACCAAGCCGGCCAAGCTGGAGACCGGTTCCGAGATCCAGGTGCCGCTGTTCCTCAACACCGGCGACAAGGTGAAGGTCGACCCGCGCGACGGCCGGTACCTCAGCCGCGTCAGCAGCAAATGA
- the nusB gene encoding transcription antitermination factor NusB — translation MGSRSKARKRAVDFLYEADQRGVDAVTLLSERVGSPEVPPVSDYTVTLVEGVAENRDRIDELLTQHAEGWSLERMPAVDRSVLRLGLYELLWSDDVPPAVAIDEAVELVKALSTDDSPRFVNGVLGRIAGIKNRLRKTVK, via the coding sequence GTGGGTTCACGGAGCAAGGCGCGCAAGCGCGCGGTGGACTTCCTCTACGAGGCGGACCAGCGTGGCGTGGACGCCGTGACCCTGCTGTCCGAGCGGGTCGGGTCCCCGGAGGTCCCTCCGGTCAGCGACTACACGGTCACCCTCGTGGAGGGCGTCGCGGAGAACCGCGACCGGATCGACGAGCTGCTCACCCAGCACGCCGAGGGCTGGTCGCTGGAGCGCATGCCGGCGGTGGACCGCTCGGTGCTGCGACTGGGCCTCTACGAGCTGCTGTGGAGCGACGACGTGCCTCCTGCGGTGGCGATCGACGAAGCGGTGGAGCTCGTCAAGGCGCTGTCCACGGACGACTCGCCGCGGTTCGTCAACGGCGTCCTCGGGCGCATCGCAGGCATCAAGAACCGCCTGCGCAAGACGGTCAAGTGA
- a CDS encoding transcriptional regulator BldD — MGDYAKALGSKLRAIRQQQGLSLHGVEQKSGGRWKAVVVGSYERGDRAVTVQKLAELADFYGVPVAELLPEGRVPSGAEPATKVVINLERLQQLPAEKVGPLARYAATIQSQRGDYNGKVLSIRTEDLRSLAIIYDMTPGELTEQLIDWGVLPPEARPAREE; from the coding sequence ATGGGCGACTACGCCAAGGCGCTGGGCAGCAAGCTCCGCGCTATCCGCCAGCAGCAGGGTCTGTCGCTGCACGGCGTCGAGCAGAAGTCTGGCGGGCGGTGGAAGGCCGTGGTCGTCGGGTCCTATGAGCGCGGCGACCGTGCGGTGACCGTGCAGAAGCTGGCCGAGCTGGCCGACTTCTACGGTGTTCCGGTCGCAGAACTGCTTCCGGAAGGGCGGGTGCCCTCGGGCGCCGAGCCCGCCACCAAAGTCGTGATCAACCTCGAACGGCTGCAGCAGCTGCCAGCCGAGAAGGTCGGTCCGCTGGCCCGCTACGCGGCCACCATCCAGAGCCAGCGCGGTGACTACAACGGCAAGGTGCTGTCCATCCGCACCGAGGACCTGCGATCCCTGGCCATCATCTACGACATGACGCCAGGCGAGCTCACCGAGCAGCTCATCGACTGGGGCGTGCTCCCTCCGGAAGCCCGCCCAGCCCGCGAGGAGTGA
- a CDS encoding methylated-DNA--[protein]-cysteine S-methyltransferase, which yields MSLSWSAVSSPVGELTVVAGETGVRQVAFAGPEAVLGAHDAELDRGTGVAAEAARQLDEYFAGRRREFDVPIEWELLDGLRRHVLRTLHDLVPFGETVSYKRLAELSGRPEASRAVGTIMGSNPVPVLVPCHRVLASGGGLGGFGPGLEAKRRLLVLEGALEPSLLELDLLGP from the coding sequence ATGTCGCTGTCGTGGAGCGCGGTGTCGAGCCCGGTCGGCGAACTGACCGTGGTCGCCGGGGAGACCGGGGTGCGCCAGGTGGCCTTCGCCGGCCCGGAGGCGGTGCTCGGCGCCCACGACGCGGAGCTGGACCGCGGGACCGGGGTGGCGGCCGAGGCCGCCCGGCAGCTCGACGAGTACTTCGCGGGGCGCCGCCGGGAGTTCGACGTGCCGATCGAGTGGGAGCTGCTCGACGGTCTGCGTAGGCACGTGCTGCGCACCCTGCACGACCTGGTGCCGTTCGGCGAGACGGTGAGCTACAAGCGGCTGGCGGAGCTGTCCGGGCGACCGGAGGCGTCCCGCGCGGTCGGCACGATCATGGGCAGCAACCCGGTCCCGGTGCTCGTGCCGTGCCACCGGGTGCTGGCCAGCGGCGGCGGGCTCGGCGGCTTCGGCCCGGGCCTGGAGGCCAAGCGCCGCCTGCTGGTGCTGGAGGGGGCGCTCGAGCCGAGCCTGCTGGAGCTGGACCTCCTCGGCCCCTGA